A window of [Clostridium] innocuum genomic DNA:
CACAAGCCCGCCCGCATTGCCTTTTTTCTTTGGGCTGCTCCGGCGGTTCTTCGGTTTCCGGCTCCGCTTCCTTGCCGCTGCAAGCGGTCATGTTGTCCTTGCAGACGGGGCAGCTCACATTTACTTTCCCGGCTTTGCATTTATCGGTACAACTGCAAACGGTGGGCGGGGGCTGCTTCGGTGCTTCCGTCCTCCATAAGTGCTAAGAGGTCGGCTTCGTCTACTTGATTAAGGAAATGTACAGTATTCTCGCCCTCGTCGTCCCGGTCAATGAGGATATAAAAGTAATTGCCGTTTTTGGTCGTTACGGTGATAAGCTGCTTGTTGCCGCCGAAATCGTCTACAAGGGTCGCGTTCCCGTCCGGGGTAAGGGGTTCTTCCTTTTGGGGTTCCTCGTAGACAACGCCGCTGTCGTCGGTGTCGTCCTCTCCCTCCGGGGTCTGTGCAAAAGCGGTGACGGAAAAGCCGCCCATAAGTACAAGGGCGGCGCAAAGTGCGGTCAGTGTTCTAAGGATTTTCTTATTCATTCTCGGTGTCCTCCATTTCTTCGTTGTCATGGTCTGCGGGTTCTGCGGGGTAGCCCGGCGCGGCTTCCATGCCCGGAATACCGCCCCCGGAAAGCATAGCGGAAAGCTCATGCGGGGAAAGGCGCATGGAGCGCACAAGCTGTACGATTTGCAGGTTTTCCGCTTCGGTTTTCTGCGCTTCAAGCCCCCCTTAATTTATTCTGGTACTCGGTGATTTTCTCGCGGGTCTTTGCAATCTCCTTGTCGATACGTTCAATTTTGTTCATAGCCATCAATAAATTTCTCCTTTCAGATTTTCATTTTTTTGTTGTCAGTTCCAATTCATTAAGCCGTAGCCCTTGATACAGCCATAATTGACGGGGTAGCTCTTTATCTTGCAGGCGTCGCCGGAATTGCCCTCGACGGTATAGACGCGCTCCCCGTCCGTCCCGATAACAAGCCCTACATGGTCTGCGCTCCCGTCCCCGTCCCAGTCGAAAAAGATAGCGTCGCCGGGGGCGATATTCTCATAGCCCCTCGCGCCCCATTGCCCGCGTGACTGGAACCAGGGTACGCCCTGTGACTGGCACCCGGCAAAGCGCGGCTCGCTTTTCCCGGCTTGATTGTAGCACCATGAAACAAAACAGGCGCACCATTCCACGCGGCTGTTAAATCCGTACCAGCTCCAAAAGGGTCGCCCGCCCACGTTGCCGACTTGCCGCTTCGCAAGGTCTACAACGGCAGTGTTGCCGGGGCGTGTGCCGTTTACAAGCTGTACGCCGCTTAAATCCTCGGACGCGCCCATATCGGGGGAGCCGCCGCCGAAAATCAGCGGTTTGTTGCCGCTTGTTTCCAGATAGACGCGGTACATTTCAAGCTGCTGTGGCGTTAGAAGTTCCTCCGCAATCTCGGAAATGGGCTTGTTCGTCAGCTTCACGTTGAGGATATGGTACTCGTAGGGTACTTCCTCGGTGGTCGTTTCCCCGGTTTCCGGGTCTGTGCTTGTTTCTGTGCGGTAGCGGATTTCCGTTTCTTCCGTCAGCGTCAAGGTGTACTGCATGGCAAAGACGCGGTTTAATTCTGCCTGTGCGCTCTGCGGGGTATAGGTCTGTAAAAGTGCGGTGAGGTAGGACGCTAACTCATGGGGGGTTATGCCCGATACTGTCAAGGTCATAGCGGTATTCGTCATAGCCGGGGTGGGTGCTTTCGATATTGTCAATCTGCTGCTGAAGCTCGTTTTCCTTTGCGGCATAATTATTTTCCGTCGCCACAAGGTCGCTGTCCTCCGACGTGTAGGAAGTCCCAAGTATGCCGTTCATCAAGCCGGAGAACATGGAGCCGCAAGAGGAAAGCCCCGCCGATACCATGATGAATAAGAGCAGCGCGGCAATGGCGATACATACGCCCGCCGGGTGCCGCCCTACAAAAGCGATTGCCTTTTTTGTTTCCTCGGCGGTCTTTTTTGCCGCCTTGCGGGTGTTCTCTGCGGCTTTCTGCGCCGTTTTTGCGCCGCCTTTCCTTGCCGACTTTGCATACTGCCGCTTGATTTGCTGCTTCTGCATGAAGCGGGAAAGGGGATTGCCCGCAATCTGCGGATTGTCATGCAGGGCTTTATGGTACTGGAAATCCACATTCGCCTTGAACGCCGCTTTCTCTGCCTTTGCCGCCGTCCGGTAGGGTTTGAGCTTGTGGCTGTGGTAGCCCTCCTTGACTTTCCGCGCCCCGTACTTTGCGCCGCGCTCTGCCAGTTCTTCGGATTTGTGCGCCCCCTCAACGCCGGAATTGTCCTTTTCAACGGAATGTATCTTGTTGTGGACGAAAATACCCGCTTCCTGTGCGGGGCGGGATAGCGGGTTATTGTGGGGCTTATTCTTTCCTATGGGCTTTTCCTGTTCCTCAAAATGTAGGCGGGTCTTGCCTTTCCCGGTGGCTTCATCAAAGGTGCGCTCCCGTACAAGTTTCTTTTCTTTGGGGATAGCCGCCTTTGCCGCGTCCAGACGGTCGGCTGCTTTGTCCGATTTTCGGATATACCTTTCAAGCTCCGGCGTTGCCCGTTCCTCGTCGGTAAACTGCAAGCGGGAAGATTTTTCTTTTGCTGTGGCTTCTGCCTGTGCTTTCCTCGCCGCTTTTTTACTCGCCTTTCTGGTACGCGCCCCGTCGATACGCTCCAAGACGCGCTCGGCTGCGGCGGTGTCCTGTTCCCGTTCTGCCCCCGGCGCATGGGGAAGCGGCGGCGCGGCGGCTGTGGGCGCGGGAGCTGCGCCGCCCGGTATGGTCTGCGCTGCCTGTTCCGGCGGCTGCGGTGCTTCGGTCTTTGCAAAGTCCGCGTCCCTTATCCGCTTGCTGATACGTTTCTTTTTTCCCGGTGGCGGCGTTTACCTCGACAGCCCCCCTCGCGGGTCATTTTCTGCGTGACTTTTTCACGCGCTTTATATTGTTTTATGTGTCTGTCCCTCCAATCCGCGCCCTTGCAAGGGCGCAATACTCGGCGTTTATCTCAATGCCTATATAATGCCTGTCAAGCTGCCTTGCGGCTGCCCCCGTCGTGCCGCTGCCGAAAAAGGGGTCAAGCACAACGCCGCCTTTCGGACAGCCCGCCTTGATACAGGTTTCGGCAAGTTTTGGCGGGAACGCGGCGAAATGCCCGCCCTTGTAGGGAACGGTATTGATAAGCCACACGTCCCGCCTGTTCCGCATGGTCGGCATGAGGGCTTCGTCGTAGTAGCTGCCGCTTCGCGCCCGGTTAAGCCCCTGTACTTTCCCCTGTCCAGGTATTTCGTCCGCATATTTCTGTCCCGCGCTGCGCCCGGTGCGGTACCGCGCCGCCGTTGTGGGGGCTAACGGCTCGGCTATGGCGGCTGCGTCATAGAAATATTTCTTTGACTTCGTAAGCAGAAAGATATGTTCATAGCAGCGGGTAGGGCGGTCTTTCACGCTCTCCGGCATGGGGTTTTCTTTCTGCCAGATAATGTCGCTCCGTAAATACCACCCGTCAGCGCGTAGGGCAAAGGCTAAAAGCCAGGGAATACCGATTAAGTCCTTTTGTTTGCAGCCGGAAACGCGGTTGTTTCTTGCAATCTGCTGTCCGTTTCTGCCTTTCGGGTTCTTCGGGTCTGCATGGTAGCCTTTATTTCCTGTGCCGCAGTAAGTGTCCGCGATATTCAGCCAGAGCGTACCGTCAGAACGCAGTACCCGGCGCAGCTCGCGGAAAACCTCGGTCAGCCTGTCAATGTACTGCTCCGGCGTGTCCTCCCGCCCAATCTGCATATCAAGCCCATAATCTCTAAGCGCATAGTAGGGCGGGCTTGTGACGCAACAGTGTACGCTTTCCTCTGGAAGCTCCCGCAAGGCATAGAGCGCGTCCCGGTTGATGATTGTGTCAGTT
This region includes:
- a CDS encoding site-specific DNA-methyltransferase, which encodes MNGLKTDTIINRDALYALRELPEESVHCCVTSPPYYALRDYGLDMQIGREDTPEQYIDRLTEVFRELRRVLRSDGTLWLNIADTYCGTGNKGYHADPKNPKGRNGQQIARNNRVSGCKQKDLIGIPWLLAFALRADGWYLRSDIIWQKENPMPESVKDRPTRCYEHIFLLTKSKKYFYDAAAIAEPLAPTTAARYRTGRSAGQKYADEIPGQGKVQGLNRARSGSYYDEALMPTMRNRRDVWLINTVPYKGGHFAAFPPKLAETCIKAGCPKGGVVLDPFFGSGTTGAAARQLDRHYIGIEINAEYCALARARIGGTDT